The following proteins are encoded in a genomic region of Comamonas resistens:
- a CDS encoding diaminopimelate dehydrogenase — MASTTSSVRVGIVGYGNLGRGVEAAIAKNPDMQLVGIYTRRDPAQLKPLHAGTPVYAMDSLLSHKGQVDVLILCGGSKDDLPKQAPELAAHFNLIDSFDTHARIPEHFANVDKAAQGGQTTALISAGWDPGMFSINRVMGESLLPDGATYTFWGKGLSQGHSDAIRRVEGVAGGVQYTIPVEEAVNKVRSGVRPELSTREKHKRECHVVLKDGADAEAVRKTIVEMPHYFDEYDTTVNFISAEELARDHATMPHGGFVIRSGNTSAENKQVIEYRLQLDSNPEFTSSVLVAYARAVHRMAQTGQHGCKTVFDVAPGLLSPKSAADLRAQML; from the coding sequence ATGGCATCGACAACATCCTCTGTGCGCGTTGGTATCGTTGGTTATGGCAATCTGGGCCGTGGCGTGGAAGCTGCCATCGCCAAGAACCCCGACATGCAGCTGGTGGGCATCTACACCCGCCGCGATCCCGCGCAGCTCAAGCCCCTGCACGCCGGCACCCCCGTGTACGCCATGGACAGCCTGCTCTCGCACAAGGGGCAGGTCGATGTGCTGATTCTCTGTGGCGGCTCCAAGGATGATCTGCCCAAGCAGGCCCCCGAGCTGGCGGCCCATTTCAACCTGATCGACAGCTTCGACACCCACGCCCGCATCCCCGAGCACTTTGCCAATGTGGACAAGGCCGCCCAGGGCGGACAGACCACGGCGCTGATCTCGGCCGGCTGGGACCCCGGCATGTTCTCCATCAACCGTGTGATGGGCGAATCCCTGCTGCCCGATGGTGCAACCTACACCTTCTGGGGCAAGGGCCTGAGCCAGGGGCATTCCGATGCGATCCGACGCGTCGAAGGCGTGGCCGGCGGCGTGCAGTACACGATTCCCGTGGAAGAGGCCGTCAACAAGGTGCGCTCCGGTGTGCGCCCCGAGCTGTCCACGCGTGAAAAGCACAAGCGCGAATGCCATGTGGTGCTGAAGGACGGCGCCGATGCCGAGGCCGTGCGTAAGACCATCGTGGAAATGCCTCACTACTTCGACGAGTACGACACCACGGTGAACTTCATCAGCGCCGAAGAGCTGGCGCGCGATCATGCGACCATGCCCCATGGCGGTTTTGTGATCCGCAGCGGCAACACCAGCGCGGAGAACAAGCAGGTCATCGAATACCGTCTGCAACTGGACAGCAACCCCGAGTTCACCTCCAGCGTGCTCGTGGCTTATGCCCGCGCCGTGCACCGCATGGCCCAGACCGGTCAGCATGGTTGCAAGACCGTGTTTGACGTGGCTCCCGGCCTGCTGTCGCCCAAGAGCGCGGCCGATCTGCGCGCCCAGATGCTGTAA
- a CDS encoding peptidoglycan DD-metalloendopeptidase family protein gives MNTAFDRRQLLQWMGTAAAASALPAWAAKDNRLWPQDSRVPGGVARLSLGPASNRPTLSFNDAPVLVLGDMIEWTAIVGIPLSTAPGQYPLQPKADGQPREIMLTVQDKKYVEQRLKVSPKTVDLSPEDNARYEREAAHLKTVMTSMAQPLPMAQELRMQVPVPGRRSSSFGLRRVFNGQSRNPHSGMDIASPTGTPVKAPLPGKVIDVGDYFFNGGTVWLDHGGGLLSMYCHLSQVDCKIGDMLKTGDAFCKVGATGRVTGPHLHWSVMLNRAMVDPALFI, from the coding sequence ATGAATACCGCTTTTGACCGCCGCCAGTTGCTGCAATGGATGGGCACCGCTGCCGCCGCCAGCGCCCTTCCCGCCTGGGCTGCCAAAGACAATCGCCTGTGGCCGCAGGACAGCCGCGTGCCCGGCGGCGTGGCCCGCCTGTCGCTGGGTCCGGCTTCCAACCGGCCTACGCTGAGCTTCAACGATGCACCCGTGCTGGTGCTTGGCGACATGATCGAATGGACGGCCATCGTCGGCATTCCGCTGTCCACCGCGCCGGGGCAGTACCCGCTGCAACCGAAGGCCGACGGCCAGCCGCGTGAAATCATGCTCACCGTGCAGGACAAGAAGTATGTGGAGCAGCGTCTCAAGGTCTCGCCCAAGACCGTGGACCTTTCCCCTGAGGACAATGCGCGTTACGAGCGCGAGGCGGCTCACCTCAAGACCGTGATGACCAGCATGGCCCAGCCTCTGCCCATGGCGCAGGAACTGCGCATGCAGGTGCCAGTGCCGGGACGTCGCTCCAGCAGCTTCGGCCTGCGCCGCGTCTTCAACGGCCAGTCACGCAATCCGCACAGCGGCATGGATATCGCTTCCCCCACCGGTACGCCGGTCAAGGCGCCGCTGCCGGGCAAGGTCATCGATGTGGGCGACTATTTCTTCAACGGCGGCACCGTCTGGCTGGACCACGGCGGCGGCCTGCTGTCCATGTACTGCCACCTGAGCCAGGTGGACTGCAAGATCGGCGACATGCTGAAAACGGGGGACGCCTTCTGCAAGGTAGGCGCCACGGGCCGCGTAACCGGCCCGCACCTGCACTGGAGCGTGATGCTCAACCGCGCCATGGTGGACCCGGCGCTTTTCATCTGA
- a CDS encoding DUF2242 domain-containing protein: MAAVLGACASHAPSPVAVQETFDSSSTFSRGFDAPPAQTCEAARRALLSQGYIATARTQELIEGRKSFQPNMETNLEINFRVVCVPQTSDGQVSLGFATALQDRYALKKSASSASVGVGALGSLSLPFSSSSDSLVKVGSETISARSFYDSFFELVENYLKQDRDTP; this comes from the coding sequence ATGGCCGCCGTTCTGGGGGCTTGTGCGTCACATGCTCCCAGTCCGGTGGCAGTGCAGGAGACCTTTGATTCCAGCTCCACTTTCTCGCGCGGCTTTGATGCCCCGCCCGCCCAGACCTGCGAGGCGGCGCGCCGTGCGTTGCTGAGCCAGGGCTACATCGCCACGGCCAGGACGCAGGAACTGATAGAGGGGCGCAAGAGCTTCCAGCCCAATATGGAGACCAATCTGGAGATCAATTTCCGGGTGGTCTGTGTGCCGCAGACCAGCGATGGTCAGGTGAGCCTGGGTTTTGCCACGGCTTTGCAGGACCGCTATGCCCTCAAGAAAAGTGCCAGCTCGGCCAGTGTGGGGGTTGGGGCGCTGGGCTCCTTGTCATTGCCTTTTTCATCGAGCAGCGACTCCCTGGTCAAGGTGGGTAGCGAAACCATTTCCGCGCGCAGTTTCTACGACAGCTTCTTCGAGCTGGTGGAAAACTATCTGAAGCAGGACAGGGACACACCGTAA
- the rarD gene encoding EamA family transporter RarD, with protein MFKGVVVSVLASVLFASLYYLSPFLAPLDGEQIFGWRVLVTLPFTTALLFALKETAAVRALLARAWKQPRFGGLLLLSAALLGVQLWIFMWAPMNGRALPVSLGYFLLPLVMVVAGRLLFAERLTRGQALATLVAAVGVGHEFWQAGGMSWETWVVALGYTVYFSLRRWLQTDTLAGHWIDMALLLPAAIAFTLRAPNSWPLVAGHSELWVLLAVLGMVSAVALALYMIASRWLPLGLFGLLSYVEPALLVVVAWLLGESIAPQQVLTYALIFVAVGLLIVDGIWHLWRVRSHRLH; from the coding sequence ATGTTCAAGGGCGTTGTTGTCTCGGTTCTGGCGTCCGTTCTGTTCGCTTCCCTTTATTACCTCTCGCCGTTTCTGGCGCCGCTCGATGGCGAGCAGATCTTTGGCTGGCGGGTGCTGGTGACACTGCCCTTCACTACGGCACTGCTGTTTGCGCTCAAGGAAACGGCAGCCGTGCGTGCGCTGCTGGCGCGGGCCTGGAAGCAACCCAGGTTTGGCGGCTTGCTGCTGCTGAGCGCAGCGCTGCTGGGCGTGCAGCTATGGATTTTCATGTGGGCGCCGATGAACGGGCGCGCCTTGCCCGTGTCGCTCGGCTATTTTCTGCTGCCGCTGGTGATGGTGGTGGCGGGGCGGTTGCTGTTTGCCGAGCGGCTGACGCGTGGCCAGGCGCTGGCCACGCTGGTGGCCGCCGTGGGCGTGGGCCACGAGTTCTGGCAGGCCGGCGGCATGTCCTGGGAAACCTGGGTGGTGGCGCTGGGCTACACCGTGTATTTCTCGCTGCGCCGCTGGTTGCAGACCGATACGCTGGCCGGCCACTGGATAGACATGGCGCTGCTGCTGCCGGCGGCCATTGCCTTCACGCTGCGCGCACCCAACAGCTGGCCGCTGGTCGCCGGTCATTCAGAGCTATGGGTGCTGCTGGCGGTGCTGGGCATGGTCAGCGCCGTGGCGCTGGCGCTGTACATGATTGCCAGTCGCTGGCTGCCCCTGGGCCTGTTCGGGCTGCTGTCCTATGTGGAGCCGGCGCTGCTGGTGGTGGTGGCCTGGTTGCTGGGCGAGAGCATTGCACCGCAGCAGGTGCTGACTTATGCGCTGATCTTCGTGGCGGTGGGCCTGCTAATCGTCGATGGCATCTGGCATTTATGGCGCGTACGTTCACACAGACTGCACTGA
- a CDS encoding pseudouridine synthase has protein sequence MTESALPAHPPLHILWQDEHLVAVYKPAGWLVHRTGLDAHETRFVMQALRDQLGRHVWPVHRLDKGTCGVLLMALHKEAAQALAASFAAHETRKEYRALVRGWLPDSVEVEHALKPDDAPEDAPVQQAHTTLRCLARLSWPESYDGRHPETRISLVQALPTTGRRHQIRRHLKHVAHPIIGDATHGKGPLNRWWAERLGQQRLWLHAQSLAIAHPMSGEPMRFEADWSALGHLQEAQDWQRLLALPGWQAVT, from the coding sequence ATGACCGAATCTGCCCTGCCCGCACATCCCCCTTTGCACATTCTCTGGCAGGACGAACACCTGGTCGCGGTCTACAAGCCTGCGGGCTGGCTGGTGCATCGCACGGGGCTGGATGCGCACGAAACCCGCTTTGTCATGCAGGCGCTGCGTGATCAGCTAGGTCGCCATGTCTGGCCCGTGCACCGTCTGGACAAGGGCACTTGCGGCGTGCTGCTCATGGCCCTGCACAAGGAAGCCGCGCAGGCCCTGGCCGCCAGCTTTGCGGCGCATGAAACCCGCAAGGAATACCGGGCCCTGGTACGCGGCTGGCTGCCCGATAGCGTGGAGGTGGAGCATGCCCTCAAACCCGACGATGCCCCCGAGGATGCACCGGTGCAGCAAGCTCACACGACGCTGCGCTGCCTGGCGCGCCTGTCCTGGCCCGAGAGTTACGACGGCCGCCATCCAGAGACCCGCATCAGCCTGGTCCAGGCCCTGCCCACCACAGGGCGCAGACACCAGATTCGCCGCCACCTCAAGCATGTGGCCCATCCCATCATCGGCGACGCCACCCATGGCAAGGGACCGCTGAATCGCTGGTGGGCCGAACGTCTGGGCCAGCAGCGCTTGTGGCTGCATGCCCAATCGCTGGCAATCGCCCACCCCATGAGCGGTGAGCCCATGCGCTTCGAGGCCGACTGGTCAGCGCTCGGCCATTTGCAGGAAGCGCAGGACTGGCAAAGGCTGCTGGCCCTGCCGGGCTGGCAGGCTGTCACATGA
- a CDS encoding MoaF-related domain-containing protein: MSMLSLQYAGTLLGREAVIEFPDSRAEVRYTANGQMRWRVVDSQGHVSEGCESLSYLQLSDHLHFLNWVEKTGFTVSQVIDSSKGTVQAFWSYADEQCETGHRSSMFVQGSFHLR, from the coding sequence ATGTCCATGCTTTCCCTTCAATACGCTGGAACGCTGCTGGGTCGCGAAGCGGTCATCGAGTTTCCCGATAGCCGAGCGGAAGTCCGTTACACCGCCAATGGACAGATGCGCTGGCGGGTGGTGGACTCTCAAGGCCATGTCTCCGAGGGCTGTGAGAGCCTGAGCTATCTGCAGCTCAGCGACCATCTGCACTTTCTGAACTGGGTCGAAAAAACCGGCTTCACCGTGAGCCAGGTCATAGACTCCTCCAAAGGTACGGTGCAGGCCTTCTGGTCCTATGCCGATGAGCAGTGCGAAACAGGACATCGCTCGTCCATGTTTGTTCAAGGCAGTTTCCATCTGCGTTGA
- a CDS encoding DHH family phosphoesterase: MTAQNTPSGAKPTLFQQLLVRPDRNDLNPLILYHGRRCPDGFGAALAAWLFYEGQAEFRGLDHGEILSADDLGDLSGRAVYVLDFAFEPALMAEIESRVAKLVVLDHHKSAAEKLNGYQCHCGAVHFDMNKSGARLGWEFFQADKPVPGLIRYIEDRDIWKWEFPESAAFLAALDMEPERSFERWAEIAAFTPEQEAAYMARGGAMDEKFQKLCADIADGAQVLVFNGQQGLMVNCPGMFHSQVGDLLARQSGSFALMWHANHKGTKVGLRSRSEFNCIPLAESFGGGGHAQACGFKMPNERLVELLQGELKSDPEGQYEFVAAPSLQFDEEGKWIRATPKSA; encoded by the coding sequence ATGACCGCACAGAACACTCCATCGGGCGCCAAACCCACTTTGTTCCAGCAATTGCTGGTGCGCCCCGATCGCAACGATCTCAATCCCCTCATTCTCTATCATGGCCGCCGCTGCCCCGACGGCTTTGGTGCGGCCCTGGCTGCCTGGCTGTTCTATGAAGGCCAGGCCGAGTTTCGCGGTCTCGACCATGGCGAGATCCTGAGCGCCGATGACCTCGGCGATCTGAGCGGCCGCGCTGTCTATGTGCTGGACTTTGCCTTCGAGCCCGCGCTGATGGCCGAAATCGAGTCGCGCGTGGCCAAACTCGTGGTGCTGGATCATCACAAGAGCGCGGCCGAAAAGCTCAATGGCTACCAGTGCCACTGCGGCGCGGTGCACTTCGACATGAACAAGTCGGGCGCGCGCCTGGGCTGGGAGTTCTTCCAGGCCGACAAGCCCGTGCCCGGCCTGATTCGCTACATCGAAGACCGCGATATCTGGAAATGGGAGTTTCCCGAAAGCGCGGCCTTTCTGGCGGCCCTGGACATGGAGCCGGAGCGCAGCTTCGAGCGCTGGGCCGAGATCGCGGCCTTCACGCCCGAGCAGGAGGCCGCCTATATGGCCCGTGGCGGAGCAATGGACGAGAAGTTCCAGAAGCTGTGCGCGGACATCGCTGACGGCGCGCAAGTGCTGGTCTTCAACGGCCAGCAGGGCCTGATGGTCAACTGCCCCGGCATGTTCCACAGCCAGGTTGGCGATCTGCTGGCGCGCCAGAGCGGCAGCTTTGCCCTGATGTGGCATGCCAATCACAAGGGCACCAAGGTGGGCCTGCGTTCGCGTTCGGAGTTCAATTGCATTCCGCTGGCCGAGAGCTTTGGCGGCGGCGGTCATGCGCAGGCTTGCGGCTTCAAGATGCCCAACGAACGTCTGGTGGAGCTGCTGCAGGGTGAACTCAAGTCCGACCCGGAAGGCCAGTACGAGTTTGTGGCCGCGCCCAGCCTGCAGTTCGATGAAGAAGGCAAGTGGATTCGCGCTACGCCCAAGTCTGCCTGA
- a CDS encoding META and DUF4377 domain-containing protein: MKFRWTWCLPLIATVTLAACGTTGGGASKPGPSGPAGDANSLTAYHWKLQQAFNPAGADDQTWFLDSTKAPIELEFIEQRAVVKNLCNVMSAGYSVEGQRLNVQRPMSTLRACADNQLMMLEQKVARILPTTKQWNVQLPASAAEQPRLTIQFIDGTRWQLQGSPTPQTKYGGKPERMFLEVGPERKPCSAGAGRHQCLQVREIRYGDNGVKTYTGQWENFYSEIEGYKHQPGISNTLRIDRYKLQNVPADASSYAYVLDMVIGSAVEKPSK; this comes from the coding sequence ATGAAATTTCGCTGGACCTGGTGCCTACCTCTGATCGCCACTGTGACGCTGGCCGCCTGCGGCACCACTGGCGGCGGCGCCAGCAAGCCCGGCCCCAGTGGCCCTGCAGGAGATGCCAACTCCCTGACGGCCTACCACTGGAAGCTTCAGCAAGCATTCAATCCTGCTGGCGCTGATGACCAGACCTGGTTCCTGGATTCGACCAAGGCCCCCATCGAGCTGGAATTCATTGAGCAGCGCGCAGTCGTCAAAAACCTGTGCAACGTCATGTCCGCCGGCTACAGCGTGGAAGGCCAACGCCTGAACGTGCAAAGGCCCATGAGCACGCTGCGCGCCTGCGCCGACAACCAGCTGATGATGCTGGAGCAGAAAGTCGCCCGTATCCTGCCCACCACCAAGCAATGGAATGTGCAACTGCCTGCCAGCGCTGCCGAGCAGCCTCGCCTGACCATTCAGTTCATCGACGGTACACGCTGGCAACTGCAGGGCAGCCCCACCCCGCAGACCAAGTACGGCGGCAAGCCTGAGCGCATGTTTCTCGAGGTCGGCCCCGAGCGCAAACCCTGCAGCGCAGGCGCAGGCCGTCACCAGTGCCTGCAGGTACGCGAGATCCGCTATGGCGACAACGGCGTCAAGACCTATACCGGCCAGTGGGAAAACTTCTACAGCGAGATCGAGGGCTACAAGCACCAACCCGGTATCAGCAACACTCTGCGCATAGACCGCTACAAGCTCCAGAACGTGCCGGCAGATGCCTCCAGCTACGCCTATGTGCTGGACATGGTGATCGGCTCCGCCGTCGAAAAGCCAAGCAAGTAA
- a CDS encoding MFS transporter, which yields MPEHHHRRHARSGWPSLPAPSHSTVPSTASSSLPPLRDRAFVSFVLARMLAMFGQQMQAVVVAWQVYDITRDPLSLAYVGLAQFLPMMGLLIPAGDLSDRMSRKRQLGMSWLLATVCSGLLWLISEAGIHHVQWIYAVLVLFGCSRAFSGPALQSLLPQIVAREQLAKALATNSMLMRISAIAAPVLGGLLYALGGGVLTYAVCGLGLLLGAALLSQVPVRFAAVQQRGAQDESSMWQRFVQGVNFMRTRPIILGTISLDLFAVLLGGVVALLPVYAHEVLQVGPQGLGLLRSSMAMGEVCMGLWLSARPINRHVGKVMFAAVAVFGLANLVFALSHWFVLSMLALALAGAADMVSVYIRGALVQFSTPDHMRGRVNAVNMLFIGSSNELGEFRAGSSASWFGAVPAAVLGSLCTLGVVGAWMTLFKPLRDVDRLEDAARVGTGKDNPVNS from the coding sequence CTGCCAGAACACCATCACCGTCGCCATGCGCGCTCTGGCTGGCCTTCCCTTCCCGCGCCTTCACATTCCACCGTGCCCAGCACCGCCTCTTCCTCACTGCCACCGCTGCGCGATCGCGCCTTTGTCTCTTTTGTACTGGCCCGCATGCTGGCCATGTTCGGCCAGCAGATGCAGGCCGTGGTCGTGGCCTGGCAGGTCTATGACATCACGCGTGATCCGCTGTCGCTGGCCTATGTGGGTCTGGCCCAGTTCCTGCCCATGATGGGTCTGTTGATTCCCGCTGGAGACCTCAGCGACCGCATGAGCCGCAAACGCCAGCTGGGCATGAGCTGGCTACTGGCTACCGTCTGCTCGGGCCTGCTGTGGCTAATCTCGGAAGCGGGCATCCACCATGTGCAGTGGATTTATGCCGTGCTGGTTCTGTTCGGCTGCAGCCGCGCCTTCAGCGGGCCTGCGCTGCAAAGCCTGCTGCCGCAGATCGTGGCCCGCGAGCAACTGGCCAAGGCCCTGGCAACCAACAGCATGCTGATGCGCATCTCCGCCATCGCCGCTCCGGTGCTGGGCGGCCTGCTCTACGCCCTGGGTGGCGGGGTTCTGACCTATGCGGTCTGCGGCCTGGGGCTGCTGCTGGGAGCCGCGCTTTTGAGCCAGGTGCCCGTGCGTTTTGCCGCTGTGCAGCAACGGGGCGCACAGGATGAGAGCTCGATGTGGCAGCGCTTTGTCCAGGGCGTGAACTTCATGCGCACCAGGCCCATCATCCTGGGCACGATTTCTCTGGATCTGTTTGCCGTGCTGCTGGGCGGCGTGGTGGCCTTGCTGCCCGTCTATGCGCATGAAGTGCTGCAAGTCGGCCCGCAAGGCCTGGGCCTGCTGCGCTCATCGATGGCCATGGGAGAGGTCTGCATGGGCCTGTGGCTGTCGGCCCGCCCCATCAACCGCCATGTCGGCAAGGTGATGTTCGCGGCCGTGGCCGTGTTTGGCCTGGCCAATCTGGTGTTTGCGCTTTCGCACTGGTTTGTGCTATCCATGCTGGCACTGGCCCTCGCGGGCGCGGCCGATATGGTCAGCGTCTATATCCGCGGCGCGCTGGTGCAGTTTTCCACGCCCGACCATATGCGCGGCCGCGTGAATGCGGTGAACATGCTCTTCATAGGCTCATCCAACGAACTGGGCGAGTTCCGCGCGGGCAGCAGTGCCTCGTGGTTTGGCGCCGTACCTGCCGCCGTTCTGGGCAGCTTGTGCACGCTGGGCGTGGTGGGCGCTTGGATGACGCTGTTCAAGCCGCTGCGCGATGTGGACAGGCTTGAAGATGCAGCCCGCGTGGGCACAGGAAAAGACAATCCCGTCAATTCCTGA
- a CDS encoding M20 aminoacylase family protein: MRSTPDITPHLGTLLSFRRDLHANPELKYEEHRTGDKVAAYLTALGLTVHRGLGQTGVVASIYGKGRSKDNPGRSIGIRADMDALPVTEINTFDHISQNKGRMHACGHDGHTTMLLGAATTLAQHPDFDGTVHLIFQPGEEGGAGAKAMMDDGLFEKFPCEAVFALHNWPSLPAGQMAVRVGPIMASTLRFQIKVMGKGGHAAMPHTTLDPIPVACAIVTQLQTLVSRSTDPLDSAVLTVGKITSGTVENIIPDEAIIAGTVRTLKKETREMFVEGLKRISSHVAAAHLCQAEFTLRPGAYPNTTNHAREAKFMAAVMREVVGDANAFDDVLPAMTSEDFGFMLEAVPGAYGWIGNGPGNGQPGVSLHNPAYDFNDDNIGRGSRFWDLLARRYFEQPAA; this comes from the coding sequence ATGCGATCTACACCAGATATCACTCCTCACCTCGGCACACTGCTCAGTTTTCGCCGCGATCTGCACGCCAATCCTGAGCTCAAGTACGAAGAGCACCGCACCGGCGACAAAGTCGCCGCATATCTCACCGCCCTGGGCCTGACCGTGCACCGGGGCCTGGGCCAGACCGGCGTCGTGGCCAGCATCTACGGCAAGGGCCGCAGCAAGGACAACCCCGGCCGCAGCATCGGCATCCGCGCCGACATGGACGCGCTGCCTGTCACGGAAATCAATACCTTCGATCACATCAGCCAGAACAAGGGCCGCATGCATGCCTGCGGCCATGACGGCCACACCACCATGCTGCTGGGCGCCGCCACCACCCTGGCACAGCACCCCGACTTTGACGGCACGGTGCACCTGATCTTCCAGCCCGGCGAAGAAGGCGGTGCTGGCGCCAAGGCCATGATGGATGACGGCCTGTTCGAGAAATTTCCCTGCGAAGCCGTGTTTGCGCTGCACAACTGGCCCTCGCTGCCCGCCGGCCAGATGGCAGTGCGCGTGGGCCCCATCATGGCCTCCACCCTGCGCTTTCAGATCAAGGTCATGGGCAAGGGCGGTCACGCGGCCATGCCCCACACCACGCTGGACCCGATTCCCGTGGCCTGCGCCATCGTGACGCAGCTGCAGACCCTGGTCTCGCGCAGCACCGACCCGCTGGATTCGGCCGTGCTCACCGTGGGCAAGATCACCAGCGGCACGGTCGAGAACATCATTCCCGACGAGGCCATCATTGCCGGTACCGTGCGCACCCTGAAGAAGGAAACGCGCGAGATGTTCGTGGAAGGCCTCAAGCGCATCAGCAGCCATGTGGCCGCCGCGCATCTGTGCCAGGCCGAGTTCACGCTGCGCCCCGGCGCCTACCCCAACACCACCAACCACGCCCGCGAAGCCAAGTTCATGGCCGCCGTGATGCGCGAGGTGGTGGGTGATGCCAATGCCTTTGACGATGTGCTGCCCGCCATGACATCCGAGGACTTTGGCTTCATGCTCGAAGCCGTGCCCGGCGCCTATGGCTGGATCGGCAACGGCCCCGGCAACGGCCAGCCCGGCGTGAGCCTGCACAACCCGGCCTATGATTTCAATGATGACAATATCGGCCGTGGCTCCAGATTCTGGGATCTGCTGGCGCGCCGCTATTTCGAGCAGCCCGCTGCCTGA